Part of the Bacillus sp. THAF10 genome is shown below.
GAAACAGGCTGGAAAATTGGTGGAGTGTTTTTAGAGAAAAACATGCAGCAGTTAGCAGCAGATATTTTAAGAACGATTTTGATTGTTGGAGTAATTGCCATTATTTTAGCGATGGTGATTACGATTGTGCTGGCAAGATATATTACCAAACCTGTATTGCAGTTAAATGAAGAAGTGAAAAAAGTTGCGGAAGGCAATTTATCCGGTGACATTGAAGTGAAAACAAAGGATGAAATCGGGTTGCTTGCCACTTCGTTTAAAACGATGCTTGGTAATATGCGCGAAATGATTAGTACGGTTGGAGATTCATCGCAAAAGGTGAAAGCAGCGGTGGAGGATATGAGTGCAGTCACAGAAGAGGTATCCGCAACAAGTGAGGAAATGAATCGTGCTATTGAGGAGCTATCAAAAGGTGCGATTCAACAAGCGACAGACCTTGAGGGAACCAATTCTCGTACACTACATCTTGCCGAAAACATTGAAGACGTTCTTTCTAAGCAAGGGGAGCTCGATAAGCTATCGGGTCAAATTGTCGAGGCAAATGAGACGGGTATGCAGAAACTTGAAAATCTTCAGGATCATACCAATGAATCACGAAAAATTGTCAAGAGCTTGGATACACGGATGACTCAATTTACCGACAAGATTAAAAGTATTGAAGAAATCACGCACACCATTAATGAAATTTCGGAACAGACTAATTTGCTAGCCTTAAACGCGAGCATTGAAGCTGCTCGTGCCGGCGAACACGGCCGTGGATTTGCAGTTGTTGCAACTGAGGTGCGAAAGCTTGCCGAGCAAACAGCAGATTCCACTCACCATATTAAAGGTGTTATTTCAAGCATTGAAGCAGAATCGAAGGTTATATTAGACGAGATGAAACGCACCAATCATATCTCTGAGGAACAAAGCCATGCGGTGAAGGACACGGGAGACTCGTTTGGTGAGATTGCAACGAATATTCGTTCTATTATCGGATTTATCGAAGAAATCATGGAAAACATGAAGGTGATGAACGAGTCGAAAGAAGAAGTGCTTGCTTCTGTTGAAAGTATTTCGGCAATTGCTGAGCAATCCGCAGCAGGAACAGAGGAGATCGCTGCGTCAACCGACGAGCAGGTGAAAGCGATTAGCACCATCGCCTATTCAGCTGAGGAGCTGCTTACGATGAGTGAGGATTTAAGTGAGATGATTAAGCGATTTAAGCTAACAGAAGAAAATTAAATGTGAGTAATGGACCCCTGGCTGCGTATGGCTGGGGGTTTTTATTTCACAGCTCATATATTTTTTTTATCAACGCAACGTATTTCATCCTCTGTTTGTCTAATGAAGGAAAGGAGGTCCAAACGAGATGAAAAAATGGAACAAATTCTTTAAAACGTCCGACTCAGGACCCACATTTGAAAGCTTAATTCGACAAGAAC
Proteins encoded:
- a CDS encoding methyl-accepting chemotaxis protein, with the translated sequence MFRTLRSKLVFSFIAVIVLIISSVSVITYIQAKKKIDRDVVANAEAAMGDLEETIHIYLDKYSSIISSFGSTPLVSDFLERETPDNRERMLEGFSQVLENFPDMQLFYIATPDKKLYTSPEIELPKDFDPTTRAWYINALSSPNEVVFTNVYIDTNTNQPIVTLAKAVKANGVISGVIAADINLTSLEALVAQKQLGYGGYPILLDNYGVALVHPTLGGENLLDQDLPFIDHMYEEYAGNGVERYTFDGEKRVLAYETVDETGWKIGGVFLEKNMQQLAADILRTILIVGVIAIILAMVITIVLARYITKPVLQLNEEVKKVAEGNLSGDIEVKTKDEIGLLATSFKTMLGNMREMISTVGDSSQKVKAAVEDMSAVTEEVSATSEEMNRAIEELSKGAIQQATDLEGTNSRTLHLAENIEDVLSKQGELDKLSGQIVEANETGMQKLENLQDHTNESRKIVKSLDTRMTQFTDKIKSIEEITHTINEISEQTNLLALNASIEAARAGEHGRGFAVVATEVRKLAEQTADSTHHIKGVISSIEAESKVILDEMKRTNHISEEQSHAVKDTGDSFGEIATNIRSIIGFIEEIMENMKVMNESKEEVLASVESISAIAEQSAAGTEEIAASTDEQVKAISTIAYSAEELLTMSEDLSEMIKRFKLTEEN